Proteins co-encoded in one Actinoallomurus bryophytorum genomic window:
- the lnt gene encoding apolipoprotein N-acyltransferase: MAQETLAEESPGVAERPSRRHVPARLRRPALAMIAGLLLAAAFPPIGWWPLAPVAAAMFALVLRGRRLRGATGLGMLFGLAFCFPLFEGLRPVGIDAWLALSVFEALYFALLGTGVALVTRLRAWPLWTALLWITEEFVRGRVPFGGFPWGRLAFSQTASPFTGYAPVGGAPLISFVTALTGGLLAAVALTLWRRRAETPSGSLRGVALMLAGVLVLGLGGILVPRPSSTGGRQVTVAVVQGNVPRAGLDFLGQREAVLDNHARETHVLASEVRAGKLAKPDIVIWPENSSDLDPYQDAQARQVIDAAVQDIGVPVLVGAVIDHGDGEHVENRGIVWDPVKGPGAYYVKRHPLPFGEYIPIFRGFLRKVITRFDMVGEFVKGRSPGSLQLGPVKIGDVICFEVAYDGLVRDVAQNPLLVVQTNNATFGRTSLPPQQFAMSRLRAVEHGRTMVVASTSGISGIITPSGRVLDHSKEFTPVLQVERVPLRTSRTLSDHLGAAPEWVLALLGFAAAAVAAARTRTSKGT; encoded by the coding sequence GTGGCGCAGGAGACGCTCGCCGAGGAGTCCCCCGGCGTCGCCGAACGACCATCGCGGCGGCATGTCCCGGCGCGGCTGCGGCGCCCGGCACTGGCGATGATCGCCGGCCTGCTGCTCGCCGCGGCGTTCCCGCCGATCGGCTGGTGGCCGCTCGCGCCCGTCGCCGCGGCGATGTTCGCCCTGGTCCTGCGCGGCCGGCGTCTGCGCGGCGCGACCGGCCTGGGCATGCTGTTCGGCCTGGCCTTCTGCTTCCCCCTGTTCGAGGGGCTGCGGCCCGTCGGCATCGACGCGTGGCTGGCGCTGAGCGTCTTCGAAGCGCTCTACTTCGCGCTCCTCGGCACCGGGGTCGCCCTGGTGACCCGGCTGCGCGCCTGGCCGCTGTGGACCGCCCTGCTGTGGATCACCGAGGAGTTCGTACGGGGCCGGGTGCCCTTCGGCGGTTTTCCGTGGGGACGGCTGGCCTTCAGTCAGACCGCCTCGCCCTTCACCGGGTACGCGCCGGTCGGCGGCGCACCCCTGATCAGCTTCGTGACCGCCCTCACCGGCGGGCTGCTCGCCGCGGTAGCGCTGACGCTGTGGCGGCGGCGCGCCGAGACCCCCTCGGGTTCCCTGCGGGGCGTGGCGCTCATGCTGGCCGGTGTCCTCGTGCTAGGCCTGGGCGGCATCCTGGTGCCCCGCCCGAGTTCGACGGGCGGCCGGCAGGTGACGGTCGCCGTGGTGCAGGGCAACGTCCCGCGCGCCGGCCTGGACTTCCTCGGCCAGCGCGAGGCCGTCCTGGACAACCACGCGCGAGAGACGCACGTCCTCGCGAGCGAGGTGCGCGCCGGCAAGCTCGCCAAACCCGACATCGTGATCTGGCCGGAGAACTCCAGCGACCTGGACCCCTACCAGGACGCCCAGGCACGTCAGGTGATCGACGCCGCGGTCCAGGACATCGGCGTGCCGGTCCTGGTCGGCGCCGTGATCGACCACGGTGACGGCGAGCACGTGGAGAACCGCGGCATCGTGTGGGACCCGGTCAAGGGGCCCGGCGCGTACTACGTCAAGCGGCACCCGCTGCCGTTCGGGGAGTACATCCCGATCTTCCGTGGCTTCCTTCGCAAGGTCATCACGCGGTTCGACATGGTGGGGGAGTTCGTCAAGGGGCGGTCACCCGGATCCCTTCAGCTCGGTCCGGTCAAGATCGGCGATGTGATCTGCTTCGAGGTCGCCTACGACGGCCTGGTCCGCGACGTGGCGCAGAACCCTCTGCTCGTCGTGCAGACCAACAACGCGACCTTCGGGCGCACCAGCCTGCCCCCGCAGCAGTTCGCGATGTCGCGGCTGCGTGCGGTCGAGCACGGGCGCACGATGGTGGTGGCCTCGACGAGCGGCATCAGCGGCATCATCACCCCGAGCGGACGCGTGCTGGACCACTCGAAGGAATTCACACCCGTACTGCAGGTCGAGCGCGTACCGCTGCGGACGTCGCGTACGCTTTCCGATCATCTTGGCGCCGCCCCCGAGTGGGTGCTCGCGCTGCTTGGTTTCGCTGCGGCGGCCGTCGCCGCCGCCAGGACACGGACGAGCAAGGGGACCTAG
- a CDS encoding hotdog fold domain-containing protein codes for MSDPREGLVVTHRRYVPYGHAHYGGSLVDGAYVLGMFGDVATEMCVRTDGDEGLFASYDDVQFRAPVRAGDVLEATATVTRVGRRSRTLAFEARVVCRSRPDKGESAAEVLTEPIVVVTATGTVVVPGTA; via the coding sequence ATGAGCGATCCCCGAGAGGGACTGGTCGTCACGCACCGGCGCTACGTCCCGTACGGTCACGCGCACTACGGCGGGAGCCTGGTAGACGGCGCGTACGTCCTGGGCATGTTCGGCGACGTCGCGACCGAGATGTGCGTCCGCACGGACGGCGACGAGGGCCTGTTCGCCTCCTATGACGACGTGCAGTTCCGCGCCCCCGTACGCGCCGGCGACGTGCTGGAGGCGACCGCCACCGTCACGCGGGTCGGCCGCCGCAGCCGCACGCTCGCGTTCGAGGCGCGCGTGGTGTGCCGGTCGCGCCCGGACAAGGGCGAGTCGGCGGCCGAGGTGCTGACCGAGCCGATCGTCGTGGTCACCGCGACCGGAACGGTCGTGGTCCCGGGCACGGCCTGA
- a CDS encoding OAM dimerization domain-containing protein produces MTRQQQTRTDVPEIQDIPSIIRPYGDTTGDAMVQTSFTLPVPAGKRAELAALALARQMGLDPASVVHVKPMGPDFTFFIVYGKVNHLIDYAGIEVPEGREYPLLPAKEIELAIRTVLNRRLVVVGACIGTDAHTVGIDAILNVKGFAGEKGLEYHREIQVVNMGAQVTVEELVARAKADNADAVLVSQVVTQKNAHIHNTKQMAAAFHDAYPTAVGPGMGRPLLIVGGPRFDTVTEDELGVDRIFGKGTTPGEVASYLVHALLPSWTPEESA; encoded by the coding sequence GTGACCCGGCAGCAGCAGACCAGGACCGACGTCCCGGAGATCCAGGACATCCCCTCGATCATCCGCCCGTACGGCGACACCACCGGCGACGCGATGGTGCAGACCTCCTTCACCCTGCCGGTGCCCGCCGGCAAGCGCGCCGAGCTGGCGGCACTCGCCCTGGCCCGGCAGATGGGCCTGGACCCGGCCAGCGTCGTGCACGTCAAGCCGATGGGACCCGACTTCACCTTCTTCATCGTCTACGGCAAGGTGAACCACCTGATCGACTACGCCGGCATCGAGGTGCCCGAGGGCCGGGAGTACCCGCTGCTGCCGGCCAAGGAGATCGAGCTGGCCATCCGCACCGTGCTGAACCGCAGACTCGTCGTCGTGGGCGCCTGCATCGGCACCGACGCCCACACGGTCGGCATCGACGCGATCCTCAACGTCAAGGGGTTCGCGGGGGAGAAGGGCCTCGAATACCACCGGGAGATCCAGGTGGTGAACATGGGCGCCCAGGTCACGGTCGAGGAGCTGGTCGCACGCGCCAAGGCCGACAACGCCGACGCCGTGCTCGTCTCCCAGGTCGTCACCCAGAAGAACGCCCACATCCACAACACCAAGCAGATGGCGGCCGCGTTCCACGACGCGTACCCGACCGCGGTCGGGCCGGGCATGGGCCGGCCGCTGCTCATCGTCGGCGGGCCGCGGTTCGACACCGTGACCGAGGACGAGCTCGGCGTCGACCGCATCTTCGGCAAGGGCACCACCCCGGGCGAGGTCGCCTCCTACCTGGTGCACGCCCTGCTGCCGAGCTGGACCCCCGAGGAGAGCGCATGA
- a CDS encoding lysine 5,6-aminomutase subunit alpha produces MSKLDLDPQVVRKARQLAERAAEPVIEMARTHTTVSVERAQLRLAGLSGADSDGRPWVNHLVDAVRDQVGLEHGVALPVWDALRAESHADLPALARAAALGAVTFRLPKGADADAAASLARRAAREGIGRIDRRRAERDTMLAEVGDPPKPWIYLIVATGDIYEDIPQAQAAAREGADVVAVIRSTGQSLLDFVPEGATREGYAGTYATQENFRLMRAALDDVSKELGRYVRLTNYASGLCMPEIATLAGLERLDMMLNDCMYGIIFRDINPRRTFIDQRFSRQVHARAGIVINTGEDNYLTTADAVDAAHTVVVSQLLNERFGLEAGLADSQLGLGHAFEINPAVPDSFRLELAHAQLVRELFPDAPLKYMPPTKHMTGNVFAGYLLDAFFNLAGVMTGQSIILIGMMTEGIHTPWLSDRDLALENVRYVRDACGALAEDFVPRPDGLVVQRAKQVLSESVDLLERVCDDSLLKAIAEGTFGVTRRPADGGKGLDGVVERADAYFGPALDILDNEDPHTAHIPAGSVQR; encoded by the coding sequence ATGAGCAAACTGGACCTGGATCCGCAGGTCGTGCGCAAGGCGCGGCAGTTGGCCGAGCGTGCCGCCGAGCCGGTCATCGAGATGGCCCGCACGCACACCACCGTGTCGGTCGAGCGCGCGCAGCTGCGCCTGGCCGGGCTGTCCGGCGCCGACTCCGACGGGCGGCCGTGGGTGAACCACCTGGTCGACGCCGTACGCGACCAGGTCGGGCTCGAACACGGCGTCGCCCTGCCGGTCTGGGACGCGCTGCGGGCCGAGTCCCACGCCGACCTGCCGGCGCTGGCGCGGGCGGCGGCCCTGGGCGCCGTGACGTTCCGCCTGCCCAAGGGCGCCGACGCCGACGCCGCGGCCTCGCTCGCCCGCCGCGCCGCGCGCGAGGGCATCGGCCGCATCGACCGGCGCCGGGCCGAACGCGACACGATGCTCGCCGAGGTCGGCGATCCGCCGAAACCCTGGATCTACCTGATCGTCGCGACCGGCGACATCTACGAGGACATCCCGCAGGCGCAGGCGGCCGCGCGCGAGGGCGCCGACGTCGTCGCGGTGATCCGCTCGACCGGGCAGTCCCTGCTCGACTTCGTGCCCGAGGGTGCCACCCGTGAGGGCTATGCCGGCACGTACGCCACACAGGAGAACTTCCGGCTCATGAGAGCCGCCCTCGACGACGTGTCCAAGGAGCTGGGCCGCTACGTCCGGCTGACGAACTACGCGTCCGGGCTGTGCATGCCCGAGATCGCCACGCTCGCCGGCCTCGAACGCCTCGACATGATGCTGAACGACTGCATGTACGGCATCATCTTCCGCGACATCAACCCCCGGCGTACCTTCATCGACCAGCGGTTCTCCCGCCAGGTCCACGCCCGCGCCGGCATCGTGATCAACACCGGCGAGGACAACTACCTCACCACCGCCGACGCCGTCGACGCCGCGCACACCGTGGTGGTCAGCCAGCTGCTGAACGAGCGTTTCGGCCTCGAGGCCGGCCTGGCCGACTCCCAGCTCGGTCTCGGCCACGCCTTCGAGATCAACCCCGCCGTCCCGGACTCCTTCCGGCTGGAGCTGGCCCACGCCCAGCTCGTCCGCGAGCTGTTCCCGGACGCGCCGCTGAAGTACATGCCGCCCACCAAGCACATGACCGGCAACGTCTTCGCCGGCTACCTGCTGGACGCGTTCTTCAACCTGGCCGGCGTGATGACCGGCCAGTCGATCATCTTGATCGGGATGATGACCGAGGGCATTCACACGCCGTGGCTGTCGGACCGTGACCTGGCCCTGGAGAACGTCCGTTACGTACGTGACGCCTGCGGCGCGCTCGCCGAGGACTTCGTGCCCCGCCCGGACGGCCTCGTCGTCCAGCGCGCCAAGCAGGTCCTGTCCGAATCGGTCGACCTGCTGGAACGCGTCTGCGACGACTCGTTGCTCAAGGCGATCGCCGAGGGCACCTTCGGAGTGACGCGGCGGCCCGCCGACGGCGGTAAGGGGCTCGATGGCGTCGTCGAGCGCGCCGACGCCTACTTCGGCCCCGCCCTGGACATCCTCGACAACGAGGACCCCCACACGGCCCACATACCCGCAGGGAGCGTGCAGCGGTGA
- a CDS encoding zinc-binding dehydrogenase, protein MNSSPVGLHRVLEPPGVLPQAARRLDPDPRIREDEVRVRLERLNLDAASYRQLHTEHDGDPDRIRAEVLEIVRSRGKMQNPVTGSGGMLIGVVDEVGPRSPLGLEPGMRIATLVSLTLTPLRIDDDLRHWDGRSEQVPAEGHAILFARSIAAELPGDLPAALSLAVLDVCGAPALTHRVVAERTDPVVAVIGAAGKSGSLALAAARSAGAARTIGVVPVEAEAERLRATGLADDVVRADARDPIALAAAVHGTGAEAGADVTVVCVDVPGCEHGAILATAAGGTVVFFSMATSFPAAALGAEGLAADVTMLIGNGYAPGHARMALDLLRTEPGVMKIFTERVEAS, encoded by the coding sequence ATGAACAGCTCTCCGGTCGGACTGCACCGGGTCCTGGAGCCGCCCGGTGTCCTGCCGCAGGCGGCCCGCAGGCTCGATCCCGATCCACGGATACGGGAGGACGAGGTACGCGTCCGCCTCGAACGCCTGAACCTGGACGCCGCGTCCTACCGGCAGCTGCACACCGAGCACGACGGCGACCCGGACCGCATCCGCGCCGAGGTGCTGGAGATCGTCCGCAGCCGCGGCAAGATGCAGAACCCGGTCACCGGCTCGGGCGGGATGCTGATCGGCGTCGTCGACGAGGTCGGGCCGCGGTCCCCGCTGGGGCTCGAGCCCGGAATGCGGATCGCCACCCTCGTCTCGCTCACGCTCACCCCGCTGCGCATCGACGACGACCTGCGCCACTGGGACGGCCGCAGCGAGCAGGTCCCGGCCGAGGGCCACGCGATCCTGTTCGCCCGCTCGATCGCCGCCGAGCTGCCCGGTGACCTGCCCGCGGCGCTCAGCCTGGCCGTCCTGGACGTCTGCGGCGCTCCGGCTCTCACCCACCGCGTCGTGGCGGAACGCACCGATCCGGTCGTGGCCGTGATCGGCGCCGCCGGCAAGAGCGGGTCGCTGGCCCTAGCCGCGGCGCGCAGCGCCGGCGCCGCGCGGACCATCGGCGTGGTCCCGGTCGAGGCCGAGGCGGAGCGGCTGCGCGCCACCGGGCTGGCCGACGACGTCGTACGCGCCGACGCGCGCGACCCGATCGCGCTCGCCGCGGCCGTCCACGGCACCGGAGCCGAGGCGGGCGCCGACGTCACGGTGGTGTGCGTGGACGTGCCGGGCTGTGAGCACGGCGCGATCCTGGCCACCGCGGCGGGCGGCACGGTCGTCTTCTTCTCGATGGCCACCTCGTTCCCGGCCGCGGCCCTCGGCGCCGAGGGCCTCGCCGCCGACGTGACGATGCTGATCGGAAACGGCTACGCCCCCGGTCACGCACGTATGGCGCTGGACCTGTTGCGCACCGAGCCGGGCGTAATGAAGATCTTTACCGAGCGTGTGGAGGCGTCATGA
- a CDS encoding KamA family radical SAM protein, which yields MTALAEDSVVTPEGHLQPYTYQRHELIEPDWRRFPAWREVTTAEWESAQWQRAHCVKNVRQLRRVMGDLLGDDFYADLERDQRERATMSMLLPPQMLNTMNTGSTEEFYADPVRRYMLPVFSDRRTDWPSHPFASRDSLHEAEMWAVEGLTHRYPTKVLAELLPTCPQYCGHCTRMDLVGNSTPQIDKHKFAMKQPDRLEEMLAYLARTPQVRDVVVSGGDVANMPWARLETFIDRLLDIDNIRDIRLATKALMGMPQHWLQDDVRAGVERVATKARKRGAQIAIHTHINAAQSMTPLVAKATGAMLEAGVRDVRNQGVLMRGVNGTVEQLLDLCFALQDNGVLPYYFYLCDMIPFSEHWRLSLAEAQRLQHGIMGYLPGFATPRIVCDVPYVGKRWVHQVADYDAARGISYWTKNYRTAIEADDPEALQRRYEYYDPIHTLPAAGQDWWRDHAREAHGRDLHLAAASRAASEAMRDA from the coding sequence GTGACCGCTCTAGCAGAGGACTCGGTGGTGACCCCCGAGGGCCATCTCCAGCCGTACACGTACCAACGTCACGAGCTGATCGAACCGGACTGGCGCCGGTTCCCCGCCTGGCGTGAGGTCACGACGGCCGAGTGGGAGTCGGCGCAGTGGCAGCGGGCGCACTGTGTGAAGAACGTCCGCCAGCTCCGCCGCGTCATGGGCGACCTGCTCGGCGACGACTTCTACGCCGACCTGGAGCGCGACCAGCGCGAGCGGGCCACGATGTCGATGCTGCTGCCGCCCCAGATGCTGAACACGATGAACACCGGCAGCACCGAGGAGTTCTACGCCGACCCCGTGCGCCGCTACATGCTTCCGGTCTTCAGCGACCGGCGTACCGACTGGCCGTCCCACCCGTTCGCCAGCCGTGACTCCCTGCACGAGGCCGAGATGTGGGCGGTGGAGGGACTGACCCACCGCTACCCCACCAAGGTACTCGCCGAGCTGCTCCCCACCTGTCCCCAGTACTGCGGTCACTGCACCCGCATGGACCTCGTCGGCAACTCCACCCCCCAGATCGACAAGCACAAGTTCGCGATGAAGCAGCCCGACCGGCTCGAGGAGATGCTGGCCTACCTCGCCCGCACCCCGCAGGTACGCGACGTGGTCGTGTCCGGTGGCGACGTCGCGAACATGCCGTGGGCCCGCCTGGAGACCTTCATCGACCGGCTCCTGGACATCGACAACATCCGTGACATCCGGCTCGCCACCAAGGCCCTGATGGGCATGCCCCAGCACTGGCTGCAGGACGACGTACGTGCCGGTGTCGAGCGCGTCGCCACCAAGGCGCGGAAACGCGGCGCCCAGATCGCCATCCACACCCACATCAACGCGGCCCAGTCGATGACGCCGCTGGTCGCCAAGGCCACCGGCGCGATGCTGGAGGCCGGCGTCCGCGACGTCCGCAACCAGGGCGTGCTGATGCGCGGCGTCAACGGCACCGTCGAGCAGCTCCTGGACCTGTGCTTCGCGCTACAGGACAACGGCGTGCTGCCCTACTACTTCTACCTGTGCGACATGATCCCGTTCAGTGAGCACTGGCGGCTGTCGCTGGCCGAGGCGCAGCGGCTGCAGCACGGCATCATGGGCTACCTGCCGGGCTTCGCCACTCCCCGGATCGTCTGCGACGTGCCCTACGTCGGCAAGCGCTGGGTGCACCAGGTCGCCGACTACGACGCCGCGCGTGGAATCTCGTACTGGACCAAGAACTACCGCACCGCGATCGAGGCCGACGACCCCGAGGCACTACAGCGTCGTTATGAGTACTACGACCCGATCCACACCCTCCCGGCCGCCGGTCAGGACTGGTGGCGCGACCACGCCCGCGAGGCCCACGGCCGCGACCTCCACCTCGCCGCGGCCAGCCGCGCCGCCTCCGAGGCGATGCGGGACGCCTGA
- a CDS encoding methyltransferase family protein has product MSAAFSTPYLVSACCWMALEVALALRDLVRWRARHSSDRGTRGIVALSLGGSIFVGVMLRRWLPALDTPVRAAFAGAGLVVFWAGLAVRAWAVVALGGSFRTFVQADVGQAVVTHGPYRWVRHPSYTGLLLIALGIGLGAGNWLSLLVCAAVPALGLLPRIAVEESELARVLGEEYRGYQRRTRRLVPGLW; this is encoded by the coding sequence ATGAGCGCGGCGTTCTCCACCCCATACCTGGTGTCGGCCTGCTGCTGGATGGCGCTGGAGGTGGCCCTGGCCTTACGTGACCTCGTGCGGTGGAGGGCACGCCACTCCTCGGACCGTGGCACCCGCGGGATCGTCGCGCTCTCCCTCGGAGGATCGATCTTCGTCGGCGTCATGCTGCGGCGCTGGCTGCCCGCGCTGGACACACCCGTACGGGCCGCCTTCGCCGGCGCGGGACTCGTCGTGTTCTGGGCGGGCCTGGCCGTGCGCGCCTGGGCGGTGGTGGCGCTCGGCGGGTCGTTCAGGACGTTCGTCCAGGCCGACGTGGGCCAGGCCGTCGTCACCCACGGGCCGTACCGGTGGGTCCGGCACCCCTCCTACACCGGCCTGCTGCTGATCGCCCTGGGAATCGGCCTCGGCGCGGGTAACTGGCTGTCCCTGCTGGTCTGCGCCGCCGTCCCGGCGCTGGGACTGCTCCCGCGCATCGCGGTCGAGGAGTCCGAGCTGGCGCGAGTGCTCGGTGAGGAGTACCGCGGCTACCAGAGGAGGACACGGCGCCTCGTGCCGGGCCTGTGGTGA
- a CDS encoding aldo/keto reductase, with protein sequence MSTRSCPAAVAARIVVLATKVKIRYAGSSTFAPSTIVQAQWTAERRQRERFVCEQPPYSLLVRGVEADVLPTCETYRMGVLAWSPPAGGRLSGRWHRDAADLSSHRTRTMPFRTTSAHYDLDIPGNQAKLDAATELAGIADDAGYSAAVLSDPKHRRRAVVR encoded by the coding sequence GTGAGCACGCGCTCGTGTCCGGCGGCCGTGGCGGCCCGGATCGTCGTCCTGGCGACCAAGGTAAAGATCCGCTACGCGGGGTCCTCGACTTTCGCCCCCTCGACGATCGTGCAGGCGCAGTGGACCGCCGAGCGACGGCAGCGCGAGCGCTTCGTCTGCGAACAGCCGCCCTACTCCCTGCTGGTCCGGGGCGTCGAGGCCGACGTACTGCCCACCTGCGAGACGTACCGGATGGGGGTACTCGCCTGGAGTCCGCCGGCCGGGGGCCGGCTGTCCGGCCGCTGGCACCGCGACGCGGCCGACCTGTCCAGCCATCGCACGCGGACGATGCCCTTCCGCACCACGTCCGCCCACTACGACCTGGACATCCCGGGTAACCAGGCCAAGCTCGACGCCGCCACCGAGCTCGCCGGCATCGCCGACGACGCGGGCTACAGCGCGGCCGTCCTGTCCGACCCGAAGCACCGCCGCCGCGCCGTCGTGCGGTGA
- a CDS encoding aldehyde dehydrogenase (NADP(+)), translating into MTAVTSVDARSGEVVTTVAQESTTEETAAACESAAAAFPGLEAMGRHGRAGLLRAMAESLEAAREQVVQVADRESALGEQRLNGELTRTCFQLRLFADVLHEGSYVEATIDHAGPTGMGPRPDVRRMLVPLGPVGVFGASNFPLAFSVPGGDTASAIAAGCPVVVKAHPSHPATSQLCSDLLTGAVREARAPEGTLGLVHGGQAGTDLVGHPAIRAVGFTGSYRGGRALFDLANARPDPIPFYAEMGSLNPLVVTPAAAAERAAEIAEGYVASFTLGAGQFCTKPGLVFVPAGEAGRRFREEAARRVGELGGMVLLNAGIRDAFSEGAERLGGAPGAEVVAAGNGPLAPVLVAVRAPDLNGPLLEECFGPAAVLVEYSGEEELLAALSALPGNLTATIHAGEDDTALTARLATVLREKAGRLVWNGFPTGVAVSHAMHHGGPHPATSNPLHTSVGATSIRRFLRPVAWQDAPETVLPPELHDAGPGIPRRVDGVLLTE; encoded by the coding sequence GTGACCGCGGTAACGAGTGTGGACGCACGGAGCGGCGAGGTCGTCACGACCGTCGCGCAGGAGAGTACGACCGAGGAGACCGCCGCCGCCTGCGAGAGCGCGGCGGCGGCCTTCCCCGGGCTGGAGGCCATGGGCCGCCACGGCCGTGCCGGGCTGCTGCGGGCGATGGCGGAGTCACTGGAGGCGGCGCGGGAGCAGGTCGTCCAGGTCGCCGACCGCGAGTCCGCGCTCGGAGAGCAGCGCCTGAACGGCGAGCTGACCCGTACGTGCTTCCAGCTGCGTCTCTTCGCGGACGTGCTGCACGAGGGCTCCTACGTCGAGGCGACGATCGACCACGCGGGTCCCACCGGCATGGGCCCGCGGCCGGACGTACGCCGCATGCTGGTGCCGCTCGGCCCGGTGGGGGTGTTCGGCGCGAGCAACTTCCCGCTGGCGTTCTCGGTCCCCGGCGGTGACACCGCCTCGGCGATCGCGGCGGGCTGCCCGGTCGTGGTGAAGGCCCACCCGTCCCACCCGGCCACCTCGCAGCTGTGCTCCGACCTGCTCACCGGCGCCGTACGCGAGGCGCGGGCACCGGAGGGCACGCTCGGCCTGGTCCACGGCGGCCAGGCCGGAACCGACCTGGTCGGCCACCCCGCGATCCGCGCGGTGGGCTTCACCGGCTCCTACCGCGGTGGCCGCGCCCTGTTCGACCTCGCGAACGCCCGGCCCGACCCGATCCCGTTCTACGCCGAGATGGGCAGTCTGAATCCCCTGGTCGTCACGCCCGCGGCCGCCGCCGAGCGGGCCGCCGAGATCGCCGAGGGCTACGTCGCGTCGTTCACCCTCGGCGCCGGGCAGTTCTGCACGAAACCGGGCCTGGTCTTCGTCCCGGCGGGCGAGGCGGGGCGTCGGTTCCGCGAGGAGGCGGCACGGCGCGTGGGCGAACTGGGCGGCATGGTGCTGCTCAACGCCGGGATCCGTGACGCGTTCTCCGAGGGCGCCGAGCGTCTGGGCGGGGCGCCCGGCGCCGAGGTCGTCGCCGCCGGCAACGGGCCACTGGCGCCGGTCCTGGTCGCGGTGCGCGCCCCCGACCTGAACGGCCCGCTGCTGGAGGAGTGCTTCGGCCCCGCCGCCGTCCTGGTCGAGTACTCCGGTGAGGAGGAGCTGCTGGCGGCCCTGTCGGCCCTGCCGGGCAACCTGACCGCGACGATCCACGCGGGCGAGGACGACACCGCCCTGACCGCGCGGCTGGCCACGGTGCTGCGGGAGAAGGCGGGGCGCCTGGTCTGGAACGGCTTCCCGACCGGCGTGGCGGTCAGCCACGCGATGCACCACGGCGGCCCGCATCCGGCCACCTCGAACCCGCTGCACACCTCGGTGGGCGCGACGTCGATCCGCCGCTTCCTGCGCCCGGTCGCCTGGCAGGACGCCCCGGAGACCGTACTCCCACCCGAACTGCACGACGCGGGCCCCGGCATCCCCCGGCGCGTGGACGGGGTCCTGCTCACGGAGTGA
- a CDS encoding ATP-binding cassette domain-containing protein: MTEVLRAEHLAKSFGAVTALTDINLRLEQGEVLGLIGDNGAGKSTLIKILCGFHQPDSGRILLNGEEATFKSVEHARGLGIDTVYQDLALINELSVYHNMFLGRERVRWPLLSNRAMRKLAKQHLDDMGVNISSVDVEVAKLSGGQRQAIAVARSVYSDAKILLLDEPLAAMGAKEGALILDLVRELKDRGEVSVIIIAHNYAQVLEVCDRVNLLQHGEITFDKAAGETSLTELTDLVVAEYRAARTRGTPPAGA, encoded by the coding sequence ATGACGGAGGTGCTGCGGGCCGAGCACCTGGCCAAGAGCTTCGGGGCCGTCACCGCGCTGACCGACATCAACCTGCGCCTGGAGCAGGGCGAGGTCCTCGGCCTCATCGGCGACAACGGCGCGGGCAAGTCGACGCTCATCAAGATCCTGTGCGGCTTTCACCAGCCGGACTCCGGGCGGATCCTGCTGAACGGCGAGGAGGCCACGTTCAAGTCGGTCGAGCACGCGCGCGGGCTCGGCATCGACACCGTCTACCAGGACCTCGCGCTGATCAACGAGCTCAGCGTCTACCACAACATGTTCCTGGGCCGGGAGCGCGTCCGCTGGCCGCTGCTGAGCAACCGCGCCATGCGCAAGCTCGCCAAGCAGCACCTGGACGACATGGGTGTGAACATCTCCTCGGTCGACGTGGAGGTGGCCAAGCTGTCCGGTGGCCAGCGGCAGGCGATCGCGGTGGCGCGCTCGGTCTACTCCGACGCCAAGATCCTGCTGCTGGACGAGCCGCTCGCCGCGATGGGCGCCAAGGAGGGCGCCCTGATCCTGGACCTCGTACGCGAGCTGAAGGACCGCGGCGAGGTCTCGGTGATCATCATCGCGCACAACTACGCGCAGGTCCTGGAGGTCTGTGACCGGGTCAACCTGCTCCAGCACGGCGAGATCACCTTCGACAAGGCCGCGGGGGAGACCTCCCTGACGGAGCTGACCGATCTGGTCGTCGCCGAGTACCGCGCCGCGCGTACACGCGGCACCCCTCCCGCCGGCGCCTGA